A single window of Rana temporaria chromosome 1, aRanTem1.1, whole genome shotgun sequence DNA harbors:
- the LOC120929545 gene encoding proteinase-activated receptor 1-like, whose product MEYTRRSVLCWLGLVIVLCAVQCTPHRRGNNSVDPRTFYISEHSVDEFEEFPDDAIDNIDDFPDEAIDGSGEESGMEPTQPRTRSILKEVTNITKQVHLYLTSPLLTRFVPSVYTLVFIVALPLNVMAVIIFLFKMKVRKPAIVYMLNLAMADVLFVIVLPFNIAYRFAGNDWHFGPAMCQFVTAAFYFNMYCSILLMTSISVDRFLAVVYPMHSLSWRTMGRAWLVCIFIWIVSIASSAPLLLSEQTKHVALLGITTCHDVQDLKDLKGFYLYYFTTFIVVFFVLPLIITTICYIGIIRSLSSKSIENSCKKTRALVLAIVVLCAFIMCFGPSNLIFLIHYLYFSHGANQSLYFAYILCSCISSINCCLDPMIYYYGSTQCQKYLYSLVCCKKLSEPVTSSGHLMSTASKNETGVSSAKNSVYRKLLT is encoded by the coding sequence GTAATAACAGTGTCGATCCAAGAACCTTTTACATTTCTGAACATTCTGTTGATGAATTTGAAGAATTTCCAGACGATGCAATAGATAACATTGACGATTTTCCAGATGAGGCCATAGATGGATCTGGAGAAGAATCAGGAATGGAGCCCACACAGCCTCGCACCCGGAGTATCTTAAAGGAAGTAACAAACATTACAAAGCAGGTTCATCTGTATCTGACTAGCCCACTGTTGACCAGATTTGTACCGTCGGTGTACACCTTGGTATTCATTGTGGCGCTTCCTCTCAATGTCATGGCTGTCATCATATTCTTATTTAAAATGAAGGTCCGAAAGCCAGCCATTGTCTATATGCTGAACCTGGCCATGGCTGACGTCCTCTTCGTCATTGTTCTTCCCTTCAACATTGCTTACCGATTTGCTGGAAATGATTGGCACTTTGGACCCGCCATGTGTCAGTTTGTCACTGCAGCATTTTATTTTAACATGTACTGCTCCATCCTACTCATGACAAGTATCAGTGTGGATCGGTTCCTAGCGGTTGTTTATCCAATGCATTCTCTTTCCTGGCGCACGATGGGTAGAGCCTGGCTAGTCTGTATCTTCATCTGGATTGTATCTATTGCCAGCAGTGCACCTCTTTTACTAAGTGAGCAGACCAAACATGTTGCCTTATTGGGCATCACCACCTGCCATGATGTACAAGACCTGAAGGACCTCAAGGGATTTTACCTTTACTATTTTACCACTTTCATCGTAGTCTTCTTTGTGTTACCATTAATCATTACAACCATCTGTTATATTGGCATCATTCGCAGCTTGAGCAGTAAAAGCATTGAGAACTCGTGCAAGAAGACCCGAGCCTTAGTCTTGGCCATTGTGGTGCTCTGTGCTTTCATCATGTGCTTTGGGCCCAGCAATCTCATCTTCCTAATCCATTATTTGTACTTCAGTCATGGAGCCAACCAGTCTCTGTATTTTGCCTACATCCTCTGTTCCTGCATTAGCAGTATCAACTGCTGTCTGGACCCGATGATTTATTACTATGGCTCCACCCAATGTCAAAAGTACTTGTATAGTTTGGTGTGCTGCAAGAAGTTATCTGAGCCTGTAACCAGCAGTGGTCACTTAATGAGCACAGCAAGCAAAAATGAGACGGGCGTCAGCAGTGCAAAAAATAGCGTCTACCGAAAACTTCTGACATAA